In Deltaproteobacteria bacterium, the following are encoded in one genomic region:
- a CDS encoding benzoyl-CoA-dihydrodiol lyase, translating into MDPISFETHPSRYHHWSLEVDGPVARLTMKVDPDHPLRPGYELKLNSYDLSVDIELADAIERLRFEHPEVRAVAISGEVDERVFCSGANIYMLGASSHSFKVNFCKYTNETRIAIEDASANSGLRFLAACNGTTAGGGYELALACDEIFLVDDGSSAVSFPETPLLAVLPGTGGLTRLVDKRKVRRDRADVFATLAEGIKGKRAVEWNLVDRVVPRSKFQEAVAERLRELAAEVADVPHGPAVDIPPLGDYRHVTLDVDRAARTATLTISGPAAPPPEDVAGLVREGGDLWAWRAFRELDDALLRLRFNEPDIGVVVLRSRGDAGRVLAADRALAALATTCGFAREVRLYQARALRRLDLTAKSLFAVADEGSCFAGSLLELALAADRFYMLEDDDGAVGVWTSPANDGALPMSNHLSRLESRFLADPDRARRVLERGAEGIIPTAEADELGIPTIVADDIDFDDELRIAVEERASLSPDALTGMEASLRFAGPETLETKIFGRLSAWQNWIFTRPNATGPKGALTLYGKPERPDFDWKRT; encoded by the coding sequence ATGGATCCCATCTCGTTCGAGACGCACCCGAGCCGCTACCACCACTGGTCGCTCGAGGTCGACGGCCCGGTCGCCCGCCTCACCATGAAGGTCGATCCCGACCATCCGCTGCGGCCGGGCTACGAGCTGAAGCTCAACTCCTACGACCTGAGCGTCGATATCGAGCTGGCCGACGCGATCGAGCGCCTGCGGTTCGAGCACCCGGAGGTACGGGCGGTCGCGATCAGCGGCGAGGTCGACGAACGCGTGTTCTGTTCCGGCGCCAACATCTACATGCTCGGCGCGTCGTCGCACTCGTTCAAGGTCAATTTTTGCAAGTACACCAACGAGACGCGCATCGCGATCGAGGACGCGTCGGCAAACTCCGGGCTGCGTTTCCTCGCGGCGTGCAACGGCACGACGGCCGGCGGCGGCTACGAGCTGGCGCTCGCGTGCGACGAGATTTTCCTGGTCGACGACGGATCGTCGGCCGTGTCGTTTCCCGAAACGCCGCTTCTGGCGGTGTTGCCGGGGACGGGCGGGCTCACGAGGCTCGTCGACAAGCGCAAGGTCCGCCGCGACCGCGCCGACGTGTTCGCGACCCTCGCCGAGGGGATCAAGGGCAAGCGCGCCGTGGAGTGGAACCTGGTCGACCGCGTCGTGCCGCGATCGAAGTTCCAGGAGGCGGTCGCCGAGCGCCTGCGCGAACTGGCCGCCGAGGTGGCGGACGTGCCGCACGGGCCGGCGGTCGACATCCCGCCGCTCGGCGACTACCGGCACGTGACGCTCGACGTCGACCGCGCGGCGCGCACGGCGACGCTCACGATCTCCGGCCCCGCCGCGCCTCCGCCGGAGGACGTCGCTGGCCTCGTCCGCGAGGGCGGCGACCTGTGGGCATGGCGCGCGTTTCGCGAGCTGGACGACGCGCTGCTGCGCCTGCGCTTCAACGAGCCGGACATCGGTGTGGTCGTGCTGCGCAGCCGCGGGGACGCCGGCCGCGTGCTCGCGGCGGACCGCGCGCTCGCGGCGCTCGCGACCACCTGCGGGTTTGCGCGCGAGGTGCGCCTGTACCAGGCGCGCGCGCTTCGCCGGCTCGACCTCACGGCCAAGTCGCTGTTCGCGGTGGCCGACGAGGGATCGTGCTTCGCGGGCAGCTTGCTCGAACTCGCGCTGGCCGCCGACCGGTTCTACATGCTCGAGGACGACGACGGCGCGGTCGGCGTGTGGACGTCGCCGGCCAACGACGGGGCGCTGCCGATGTCGAACCACCTGTCGCGGCTCGAGTCGCGGTTCCTGGCCGATCCGGACCGCGCGCGCCGCGTGCTCGAGCGCGGCGCCGAGGGGATCATTCCGACGGCCGAGGCGGACGAACTCGGCATCCCGACCATCGTCGCCGACGACATCGACTTCGACGACGAGCTGCGCATCGCGGTCGAGGAGCGCGCGTCGCTGTCGCCGGATGCGCTCACCGGCATGGAGGCGTCGCTGCGCTTCGCCGGCCCCGAAACCCTCGAGACCAAGATCTTCGGCCGCCTGTCGGCCTGGCAGAACTGGATCTTCACTCGCCCCAACGCGACCGGGCCCAAGGGCGCCCTCACGTTGTACGGCAAACCCGAGCGCCCTGACTTCGACTGGAAGAGGACCTGA
- the boxB gene encoding benzoyl-CoA 2,3-epoxidase subunit BoxB produces MAHISDERIPNNVDLSSDRRLQRALEKWQPNYLQWWREMGPDGFQEDEIYLRTAVSVEPDGWAHFDYVKMPEYRWGIFLTPMDGSRQIHFGDNLGKPVWQEVPGELRGMLRRLIVTQGDTEPASVEQQRHLGRTCPSLYDLRNLFQVNVEEGRHLWAMVYLLHRYFGRDGREEAEELLQRRSGDSDRPRILGAFNEPTENWLSFYMFTMFTDRDGKYQLCALSESGFDPLARTTKFMLTEEAHHMFVGETGVDRIVRRSCELMKQDPNEDVRAAGGIDLPTVQKYLNLWFSLSLDLFGGEISSNAADAFAASVKGRYREERYDDHLCLDATYEVEQVEDGKVVRKPVAMRTAMNEVLRTDYIEDCQRAVNKWNRTIRDAGIPFELRLPDHKFHRAIGLYADHHFDPDGNLLTEQQWEARKNEWLPSPDDAAYVNSLMHPVYERGKIAHWIAPPKRGINGKPFDFEYVRRAV; encoded by the coding sequence ATGGCACACATCTCCGACGAGCGAATCCCCAACAACGTCGACCTGTCGTCCGACCGCCGCCTGCAGCGCGCGCTCGAGAAGTGGCAGCCCAACTACCTGCAGTGGTGGCGGGAGATGGGCCCGGACGGTTTTCAGGAGGACGAGATCTATCTGCGCACCGCCGTGTCGGTGGAGCCGGACGGGTGGGCCCATTTCGACTACGTGAAGATGCCGGAGTATCGGTGGGGCATCTTTCTCACGCCGATGGACGGCTCGCGTCAGATCCACTTCGGCGACAATCTGGGCAAGCCGGTGTGGCAAGAGGTGCCGGGGGAACTGCGCGGCATGTTGCGCCGGCTGATCGTGACGCAGGGGGACACCGAGCCGGCGTCCGTCGAGCAGCAGCGCCACCTCGGGCGGACGTGCCCGTCGCTGTACGACCTGCGCAACCTGTTTCAGGTCAACGTCGAGGAGGGCCGCCACCTGTGGGCGATGGTCTACCTGCTGCACCGCTACTTCGGGCGCGACGGTCGCGAGGAGGCCGAGGAGCTTTTGCAGCGGCGCAGCGGTGACTCCGACCGCCCGCGGATCCTCGGCGCGTTCAACGAACCGACCGAGAACTGGCTGTCGTTTTACATGTTCACGATGTTCACGGACCGCGACGGCAAGTACCAGCTGTGCGCGCTGTCCGAGAGCGGGTTCGATCCGCTCGCGCGAACGACGAAGTTCATGCTCACCGAGGAGGCGCACCACATGTTCGTCGGCGAGACCGGCGTCGACCGCATCGTGCGCCGTAGCTGCGAGCTGATGAAGCAGGACCCGAACGAGGATGTGCGGGCGGCCGGCGGCATCGATCTGCCGACGGTCCAGAAGTACCTGAACCTGTGGTTTTCGCTGTCGCTCGACCTGTTCGGCGGCGAGATTTCGTCGAACGCGGCGGATGCGTTCGCGGCGAGCGTCAAGGGGCGCTACCGCGAGGAGCGGTACGACGACCACCTGTGTCTCGACGCGACGTACGAGGTCGAACAGGTCGAGGACGGCAAGGTCGTGCGCAAGCCCGTGGCGATGCGCACGGCGATGAACGAGGTGCTTCGCACCGACTACATCGAAGACTGCCAGCGCGCGGTCAACAAGTGGAACCGGACGATCCGCGACGCCGGAATCCCGTTCGAGTTGCGCCTGCCGGACCACAAGTTCCACCGCGCGATCGGCCTGTACGCCGACCACCACTTCGACCCCGACGGCAATCTGCTCACCGAGCAGCAGTGGGAGGCGCGCAAAAACGAGTGGCTGCCGTCTCCCGACGACGCGGCGTACGTAAACTCGCTCATGCACCCCGTCTACGAGCGAGGCAAGATCGCCCACTGGATCGCGCCGCCCAAGCGCGGCATCAACGGCAAGCCGTTCGACTTCGAGTACGTGCGCCGCGCGGTGTAG